TAAAAATCTTGCCATATTCAAGTAAGAAAAGAAGAACGGGGGGCATTGGAAACTTTGGAGCTTTCGAAAAACCACCCCACAAAGGATCAAAGTTTCGGCTCAATTCCTGAAAAGCCTTCTTTGCTAAGTTTTTGTCAGGGCATGTTCCCTTTTGATTAGTCATCTCTTTTTCAAGAGCATTCATAATGCTTTCTGCAGACTTAAGCACGTCCTCTTTTTGCATCAGCCAGAGCCATTTGACCCGGGGAACCATGTCCATAAGGCCGGGGATCCGGCCCGAAGTTTCTTTAGGGATATAACTTGCGGCAAAGAAAGGTTTCCCATTGGGTGTGAGAAAAAGGTTCAATGGCCAGCCGCCGCTCCCATTCATAATCAGGCTTACTGCCATACAGACATGGTCAATATCAGGGCGTTCTTCCCTATCGACCTTTATGGAAACGCACGCATCATTCAGGAGCTGAGCCACTTCTTCATCGCTGAAGCACTCTTTTTCCATCACGTGACACCAATGGCAGGTGGAATATCCTATGCTGAGGAAAATTGGCTTATTTTCTTCCTGTGCCTTTGTAAAAGCCTCTTTACCCCAGGGATGCCAATCTACAGGATTATGGGCATGTTGGAGAAGGTATGGGCTTTTTTCAGTAATTAATCTGTTCTCCTTATTTTTCATCACAACACCTCTATTGGTTCAACAAACGACAAGACCACTGTCAAAATAAGCTCAACGTCACGTATGCGGCAAAAATAGCCGCCAGGACTGACAGAATCAATCCTCCTCTAAACCACGAAAAAAGGGCAGCTGTACCAATGCCCGCCAACGTAGGCATCATCATTTCAGAAGATGATTCTACTATTCCCCTCACAATAAGGACACCGAGGGCCGTATAGGGAATAGCGAAGAGAATTTTTCTCATAAAAGGGGATATCCTCTTTTCAGAAAGGGCCAAAAAGGGGCACAGCCTGGGAATATAGGTCACCAAAAGCATCCCGGCAATAAGAGGCAAAGAACTTTTCATATCTTATCTCCTTCACAGGAGTCTTTTAAAAGGAAAGGACCTGCAGTGGAGCCTATGATGATGGCT
This region of Aminobacterium colombiense DSM 12261 genomic DNA includes:
- a CDS encoding AzlD domain-containing protein — encoded protein: MKSSLPLIAGMLLVTYIPRLCPFLALSEKRISPFMRKILFAIPYTALGVLIVRGIVESSSEMMMPTLAGIGTAALFSWFRGGLILSVLAAIFAAYVTLSLF